From Trueperella pecoris, a single genomic window includes:
- a CDS encoding glycosyltransferase family 4 protein, producing MRIALIVNNYPPMVGGIEYHEENLAHGIAALGHDVWVINLAGPVGQRLDGQVRVLSGKGYLSVSDIIRVPALGTTRRLAAWLRNNRIDVVSTHTRFFPMSFVGVRAAHQAGIPVIHTEHGSGYVTTKNPVIWLGSRFVDLTFGRSVLRSADKVLGVSENVVDFVRKLSGRRADVFYNAITPPSPEAVREDRPSHLVFIGRMVPGKGGDTFIDAVKILKSEGYDVEAELIGAGTQLELARAKVTEMELSDTIDVVGQVSPAEARRRLAGATLVNPTILSEGFQTTLVESIAEAGRVVTYPVPGAQMLAERGAPVAITQQRSVEELVKELRQLLAAPPTPGEAETVKDLMWPQQSATYCHICSTLKTTLQR from the coding sequence ATGCGTATCGCCCTGATTGTTAACAACTACCCTCCGATGGTTGGGGGAATCGAATACCACGAAGAAAACCTTGCCCATGGCATCGCTGCTCTCGGTCATGACGTATGGGTTATCAACCTAGCCGGGCCGGTCGGCCAACGTCTAGACGGGCAGGTTCGCGTACTTTCCGGAAAAGGATACCTCTCCGTTTCGGACATCATTCGCGTGCCGGCTCTCGGAACGACACGACGGCTAGCTGCCTGGCTCCGCAACAACCGTATCGACGTCGTCTCCACGCACACGCGCTTCTTTCCCATGAGCTTCGTGGGTGTCCGGGCGGCGCACCAAGCCGGTATACCGGTCATCCACACCGAACATGGAAGTGGCTATGTAACGACGAAAAACCCCGTTATCTGGCTCGGATCGCGGTTCGTTGATCTCACCTTTGGTCGATCTGTCCTCCGCTCGGCAGACAAGGTGCTGGGTGTGTCGGAGAACGTGGTGGACTTCGTGCGCAAGTTATCGGGACGTCGCGCCGACGTCTTCTACAACGCGATCACGCCGCCCAGCCCTGAAGCCGTTCGCGAAGATCGCCCCAGCCATCTCGTCTTTATCGGCCGGATGGTACCCGGAAAAGGGGGGGATACTTTTATCGACGCCGTAAAAATTTTGAAAAGCGAGGGGTACGACGTTGAGGCCGAACTAATCGGTGCAGGTACGCAACTCGAATTAGCCCGCGCAAAAGTCACCGAGATGGAACTGTCCGACACGATCGACGTCGTCGGCCAGGTCAGCCCAGCCGAAGCACGACGCCGACTCGCCGGAGCAACCCTAGTCAACCCAACGATACTGTCCGAAGGATTCCAAACAACGCTCGTTGAATCTATCGCAGAGGCCGGCCGAGTAGTGACCTATCCCGTGCCCGGCGCACAGATGCTCGCGGAGCGCGGCGCGCCAGTGGCCATTACTCAGCAGCGCAGCGTTGAAGAGCTCGTAAAAGAGTTACGCCAACTCTTGGCCGCGCCTCCCACGCCGGGCGAGGCCGAAACGGTGAAGGACCTCATGTGGCCACAACAGTCGGCGACATACTGCCACATTTGCTCTACCCTAAAAACGACACTGCAACGATAA